tggagcattctccttccactttcacgtattttcgagataattccggatcaacttgcatattttgatcgaatatccagcatatctcatctTGTATATTGTGacgaaccagattttgctccgccacaaaaaattaaatttttcaaccgatacttgcataataatgcctgataaccgagatatttttgaagaaaaccgaaatactgtcatagggggtgtaccgataacaatagttgtgtgttacgattgaaaggagccttaccgataattgttagttcatagttttccaccggtcagtccatgttagtaggaaagaccgtatctcttatgttttcagaattcatttattttaataattctttccgttccaccattttttgtttgctctgaaaaagttctcataactttttctactttccttctcatccgttgcctctgtctttttctgggccaattgaataaccgtatcatttttgctttatccaatggattggtgagtttcccataggggggagagtttttccgagtagagaggggatatttcttcgcggccctggaaggtgaagaaaaaaaaagagacaatcgttgttgagaggtgaacgagtggagtgtgtgcaaagtaaaaccgtacttacgaatcaaaggaaaatctaaggcaagtgattgttgaaattattaccgcttcattgcacctttatggaataatattctctctagacttttgcttggctgaaaatccgaattaaccgtagattgagcatttcctgctgtatatagctttccgttaccgtagggtgacatttgggtcccaggaggacgttgggcccccctgatttctccgattcctgaatatttgaccgcttcatcccgatttccaaccgttttaattataattataggttagattcgccgagcacagagttgggatttcataaccgtcaaataccctcaccgccggactctgtggccgctgtttgacagccagcccgcttgaggtcaccgagagagagagagagaccgaaggacaccggatcatagacaaaccaccgagacagagatagagggcgtaccccggtgaactggtgttttcaaatttcgacctgactgaattccgttgattatttttaaaaccgttcgtacttttcattcaattgtgtcttgccttagttgaaatatttctccgaaaccgtgcatgtttctttgcacccagtttaattgaaacttgacttatttccgtatatttttccgaaaccggtctttgcacttagtttaattgaaacttgacttagttccgtatatttttccgaaaccgttctttgcacttagtttaattgaaacttgacttccttccgtatatttttccgaaaccgtgcatgtttcgttgcacttagtttaattgaaagttgacttacttccgtatatttttccgaaaccgttctttgcactcagtttaattgaaacttgacttacttccgtatatttttccgaaaccgtgcatgtttctttgcactcagtttaattgaaacttgacttacttccgtatatttttccgaaactgtgCATGTTTCGTTGCACTTAGTTtggttgagacttgacttacttccgaatatttccgaaaccgtccattttcctgaagtgaaattttgccagccgtccagcgccgaccagacacagccgttgacgtccacgctttagtgtacctgtctattttcttttgtgtacagtttattttaatagaaataaatagttgaacatttatttttgttgccaattattttgccagtgagagtctatttattaaatcagtttcatctaagagtttagttagaagaggtaagtactctttctgacgcctaaagaccgttgaaaagcagacacgtagaagacgctaccgccctagtcttcatcgatacccttctccactgatactcaagtctacccgggctctccaattctttggggattctgtgagagacgtggggtttgactgattgccccactggcgcccgagcaaccgtaaggagctgccagagtacgaaaagtctatcacatctggcgcccgagcagggacttctgctgttctgtgagtagttcctgttaccgtaaccgtaccgttttctttaaatactcttcactggcaaattggtaaccgttctttgtttctgccatatatccgtatagtacatattgtaaatctttcttctgagtttctggtaccgtaaaaatggatgtcaaccgactgaaaagtgacgaacttacgtgggagttagaggcaagaggctgcaccgtgggacacaccgttcaggagaaaagagctcaactgagaagggccatccattccgacataccgttcatgccaagagatgaaattgaccaggcacaggaaattggggtttgtggtgccaagttgacttgatgggagagatatgtgagttctattttaataatagagacaatgagttgcagcgcattaggagccggctactgcacgttcaaggccgactgagaagtttatctccggaagctgtcagtctgcttcacaagaaaaccgagctggagcactctctgaagatggctatgagattgctggagaatactcactggttaggtggtattccagagaacctgtcagccggAACACCGTCACTGATggaccaggaattaccggactgcgcatctagacttggtccaggtctgattccgtgctcaaccaccgttggagaagcagacttgttgaacttgggagaggattgtgacatatcccgaccgaccactcatgatgaccggctgcagcagaaccgacaagaagtttgcagattattaaccgaacaaattgaacgtacttttttgcagaaacaaccttcctaccaccgaccgcccgccgacatcctcccatttaccgttgaacaagcactgccaaccgaccgaaccaatgaggaaaacagaccgctaataacatctcctgagtcaaggcgattagcgagggagtttgccgaatcaaccaggagagtttcatttgcctcatctcctaccgataccgctgggatgagagaagtaagaagcgaagtaccgacgaccaaggaagccgaactgacgaccgaatacccgccgatgaaaccgccgaaaaccaccgaccattccaccgttcctaccgttcctgtgtggaaatggaacctgacattcgatgggtcaaccagtgtgacctcattcctggaggaggctgagtatcttgccgaggctagaaaggtgagccacgaacagttattcgagtcaatatacgagctgttacgtagggatgcaagagactggtacattccccggagaggcaccttcaccgactggaccgacttcaaggaacaactccgagaggcgtttcttcctcccgactacgaggacatcctgttggaagaaatcaagaaacgcactcaaggaaccgatgagcgactcttgttgtatgtaactcgaatgcaaaacctgtttcagaagctgaccgtaaagcgaccgaccgaggaagaacaggtgaatatcatccgacgacgtttactgccagaactgcaaaccgccctggccttccaaccgacttcaaccatagaagaactgctccgaaaaggaaaagtttttgaattggtcaaatggcaaaccgctaattatgcttcgccaccgatccaaaagagtctcatcaacgaaccgcatcttaccttccgaaattccccaccgaacgtcaaaccgatcggaatgcacctgaACACTCCGAACCGCACCGAACCGTCTGAAAAACCGAAAGTAGCTCAGAGCTCCACAATACCCCAGCGACAGGATGAACCGAAAAAGTCGAACCGACCGTCAACCGAaccccagtgctggagatgtggtggcaAGGGTCATCTCCGAGCACAATGCACCTCGAAACCGCTGctgttctgctctcgatgtggtaagaggGGTGTCATGTCTAGGGATTGTAAGTGTCCGTTAAACTACTAAGGAACTGTCCGAAACCGGGGATCCGTCAGTTCCAAGCAACCCCATCCTCGGTCCATGAGAGAGAAAAACCTACCGATTACCGTCCGATAATTAATGTTTTtgtaggagacaaggagttcccaGCACTGTTGGACACCGGAGCCACCAGGTCCTttatcagcagtgaagtggccgCCTACTGCAGGGTAGTGGGTATACAACCGGATTATGTTagggacgttaccaccaccgtcgctaacggaagttcaataccgattaaagaaatatataccGCACCGGTCCGAATTGGGTCTGAAATTATGGAAGCTAAAttgttgttagtttcagatttaccgatcaatgtagtactgggaatggatatACTGAGGACACACAACTTTTCCATtaatctccaaaccgccgaatgttTCCTGAATGGAAGGTCCATCCAAGCCCGGCTCAGCGAGCCAGAGAACCGAGGACAACTACATGCGATAGGACCGCTTTTGTCGAACCTGAGTGGAGAAGAGAAAGTCAGGCTGGAGGAGTTTCTACAGACCGAATTGAAGGCGTTCGAAAAGCTCCGAGGAACAACTCCACTGATACAACACCGAATTAAACTCAAAccaggcaccgaaccgatcaagcaACGTTACCGTCCCCAAAATCCGAAGATGCAGGAGATAATAAACAATGAGGTCGACCGAATGCTGGCCGAAGGCATTATAGAACCGTCTTCATCCCCTTGGAGTTCACCGATAGTAATTGTCAAGAAAAAGGATGGTAAACCCCGATTTTGTATAGATTTCCGAATGGTTAACAATGTCTCCGTTAAAGATGCCTATCCGTTGCCttatatttcaggaattttaGACAAGTTGAGAAAAGCCAAGTATATATCCACTATTGATTTGAAACAGGGTTACTGGCAGGTACCGTTAGCCCCCGAGAGTCGACCGATCACCGCATTTACCGTCCCTGGCCGTGGGCTGTTCCAGTTCAAAGTAATGgcttttggtctgcattccgcaCCGGCATCCTTTCAACGTCTTTTAGACCGAGTTATTGGCCCTGAGATGGAACCGGATGCATTTGCGTACTTGGATGACATAGTAGTTCTtggagagacattggacgaacaTCTTGACAACCTAAGGAAAGTTTTCCACCGCCTCAGGGAGGCCAACCTGCAGTTAAATCCGGAGAAATGTGAGTTTgtaagaaaatcattgaaatatctgGGACATGTAGTAACCGAGGACGGCATTTGTACCGATCCTGATAAGATTTCAGCCATAAATGAGATGCCTGCACCGAAATCCGTACGAGAATTGAGAAGTTTCCTTGGTGTTGCTTCATGGTACCGAAGATTCATCGAAGACTTCTCCAAAGTTGTGACTCCGTTGACCGCATTACTGAAGAAGAAGCAAACCTGGAAATGGGAGACCGCCCAACAGACCGCTTTTGAGACCCTGAAACAGAAATTGACCCACTCACCGGTATTGGCCTGTCCGGACTTTTCAAAACCGTTCGTCCTTCAAACCGATGCATCAGATGCAGGACTGGGAGCTGCCCTGACACAGACCGTTGATGGACAGGAAAAAGTAATCGCTTATGCTAGCAGGACCTTGTCAggtccagagaaaaattactctgttacagaaaaggaatgtctggCAATAGTTTGGAGCATTGACAAGCTGCGTCCGTATCTAGAAGGCTACCGTTTTACCGTTATAACCGACCACATGAGCTTGCGATGGCTGCAATCTATCAAGTCTCCCACCGGAAGAATTGCGAGATGGAGCATATTTCTACAGCAATATGACTTCGAGATAAAGTACCGGAAAGGAGCCCTCAACCGTGTAGCAGACAGTCTATCCAGAAATCCGTTACCGACCACCGAGACTATATGTCTGACCGAGGAGACTGTAGGTTGTAAATGGTACCGAAAGAAATTGGCTGAGGTAAGAGCGAATCCCGCAGCGTTTCCCGATTACAGTATTGTGTccggaaaattataccgccatttttggGATGCTGATGATTTTACCGAGCCTGAATTCGGCAGTCCTTGGAAGCTATGCGTTCCAAAGGACGAccgaatagatattttacaggaaaaccacgaccgaccgaccgctggacaccTGGGGATAGCGAAAACCATAACCCGTATAGCCCGAAattactattggccaggaatgttcaaGGAAATAGCCCGATATGTCCGTAAATGTGGTACGTGTCAGAGGTACAAAGTTCCGCAACAGAAGCCCCCTGGAAAAATGCATCCGTATGTGGTAAGAGAACCTTGGGATACCGTTAGCACGGATATTGTGGGACCGCTTCCTCGTTCGAGGAAGGGAAATTGTTATTTGGTTGTGATGCAGGACCGATTTTCGAAATGGGTGGAGGCCAGGCCCCTGAGAAGAGCAACCGCAAAGGGTGTGTACCAGGCTCTATATGAGGATGTAATCCTGAAGTTTGGATGCCCGAAAACCGTGGTCAGTGATAATGGTTCACAATATGATAGCCGATTGTTCAAGGGAAGTCTGCGAGACCTTGGGATCCGACACCGTTTAGCACCAGTTTATTCTCCCCAATGTAACCCCGTAGAAAGAGTCAACCGTACCCTCAAAACAATGATAGCCCAGTTCTGTGAAAAGGATCAGCGTACCTGGGATGAGCATCTGAAGGAATTGACATTCGCAATAAACTCTGCAAGGCAGGAGTCGACCGGATACACCCCAGCATTCCTGAATTTTGGCAGGGagatgcgttcaccgaacgccaagTATCTAACCGAGATGGCCAACCGGGATGAAAAGGAACACACCGAACCAGACACCGAACCAgataccgaaccgcaagttgcttGGCATGCAAATAAATTAAACCGTTTCACCGAAACTTATGAGTTTGTCAGATCTAGATTGGCACGAGCTTTCTCCCAGCAGAGCCACTACTACAATCTACGTCGGAGGGACTGGCGATGTCGAGTAGGAGACCAAGTATACCGAAGGGAACATCCCTTGTCCTCCGCAGTGGAGGGaattgcagccaagttggctccgaaatactccggaccgtataccgttataAAGGTAGTATCTCCTGTGGTatatgacatcaaggatggcagtggtaagATTCTCCGACACATTCACATCAAGGATCTGAAGTCCTCCCTTGGAGAGGGACcgtctgaaatgtaaaaaaccgttactAACACAAAAAAAAACCGATTGACCTAACAGGGTACCGATGAACCGTTATTTTCTGTTTGATTAacgtatgaaattttcaggatgaaaCGTTACTCGATGGGCCGACCGTTAACCTTTAGGGAACCGACCCCACCGTCCGGACCGCCTTCTCCAGAAAGTAATGGGTCGACGCTCAGCCTGTCGGCAGACTGGGAGGTGCCGCAGGAAAGAAAAAGGGACGCCGGGACCAGCACAGAACCGCCAGCCACCAGGACCGTGGGTACCGGTGGATATCATGTCTACCTGGGGTTGGGCCCCCGAAGCTGTTGGCGGTGTGGCAACGAAGGCCACCGACGAGAACACTGCGGAGGGGAGCGGGTGAAATTTTGTTCTAGGTGTGGCTGCGTGGGTGTGCTATCACGGGATTGCTGTGCCCGAACCACCGACCGTGACAGAAGACCGCCCTTAACCACCGTCAGCCAGCGAGGAACCCCGAGCCGGAGCGGACCCTCAGGAAGCAGGGCAGAGGCCGTACTCCCGGATCTCCGGTTGAGGCCCGCCACACCGACGCCTGCACCGACGCCGGCACCGACGCCTGTACCGACGCCTGTACCGACGCCTGCACCGACGCCTGAACCGACGCCTGCACAGACGCACATACCGGTACCGTccaaaccgtcgccgcccacaccgTTGCCGACCCCACCGAAAAAGAAGGTGAAAGTGGATTGAGACCGTTAAATCATTACCGTAAAAGACAAAACACCGTTGTTCAATATTGTTATTTCCGTTGAAtaaataccgttccgaaaaatcttttatttcaccaaccgaaatggtggatgcgctaaccgtttCCACCATCAAATTACCGCTAACTAGGTCACAATACCAGAAAATAGTTCCGAGTTCAATAACcccgcaactttggtttgttcacaggctgcCACCGCAAATTACACCGAAAACCCAGGAGggttagaagaaaaataaaactccgttttatttttcttgcacACGGCAGAGGGGGGTGTGacgaaccagattttgctccgccacaaaaaattaaatttttcaaccgatacttgcataataatgcctgataaccgagatatttttgaagaaaaccgaaatactgtcatagggggtgtaccgataacaatagttgtgtgttacgattgaaaggagccttaccgataattgttagttcatagttttccaccggtcagtccatgttagtaggaaagaccgtatctcttatgttttcagaattcatttattttaataattctttccgttccaccattttttgtttgctctgaaaaagttctcataactttttctactttccttctcatccgttgcctctgtctttttctgggccaattgaataaccgtatcatttttgctttatccaatggattggtgagtttcccataggggggagagtttttccgagtagagaggggatatttcttcgcggccctggaaggtgaagaaaaaaaaagagacaatcgttgttgagaggtgaacgagtggagtgtgtgcaaagtaaaaccgtacttacgaatcaaaggaaaatctaaggcaagtgattgttgaaattattaccgcttcattgcacctttatggaataatattctctctagacttttgcttggctgaaaatccgaattaaccgtagattgagcatttcctgctgtatatagctttccgttaccgtagggtgacatttgggtcccaggaggacgttgggcccccctgatttctccgattcctgaatatttgaccgcttcatcccgatttccaaccgttttaattataattataggttagattcgccgagcacagagttgggatttcataaccgtcaaataccctcaccgccggactctgtggccgctgtttgacagccagcccgcttgaggtcaccgagagagagagagagaccgaaggacaccggatcatagacaaaccaccgagacagagatagagggcgtaccccggtgaactggtgttttcaaatttcgacctgactgaattccgttgattatttttaaaaccgttcgtacttttcattcaattgtgtcttgccttagttgaaatatttctccgaaaccgtgcatgtttctttgcacccagtttaattgaaacttgacttatttccgtatatttttccgaaaccgttctttgcacttagtttaattgaaacttgacttacttccgtatatttttccgaaaccgtgcatatttctttgcacttagtttaattgaaacttgacttacttccgtatatttttccgaaaccgtgcatgtttctttgcacttagtttaattgaaacttgacttacttccgtatattttttccgaaaccgtgcatgtttctttgcacccagtttaattgaaacttgacttatttccgtatatttttccgaaaccgttctttgcacttagtttaattgaaacttgacttatttccgtatatttttccgaaaccgttctttgcacttagtttaattgaaacttgacttccttccgtatatttttccgaaaccgtgcatgtttcgttgcacttagtttaattgaaagttgacttacttccgtatatttttccgaaaccgttctttgcactcagtttaattgaaacttgacttacttccgtatatttttccgaaaccgtgcatgtttctttgcactcagtttaattgaaacttgacttacttccgtatatttttccgaaactgtgCATGTTTCGTTGCACTTAGTTtggttgagacttgacttacttccgaatatttccgaaaccgtccattttcctgaagtgaaattttgccagccgtccagcgccgaccagacacagccgttgacgtccacgctttagtgtacctgtctattttcttttgtgtacagtttattttaatagaaataaatagttgaacatttatttttgttgccaattattttgccagtgagagtcta
This genomic stretch from Coccinella septempunctata chromosome 7, icCocSept1.1, whole genome shotgun sequence harbors:
- the LOC123316430 gene encoding branchpoint-bridging protein-like isoform X2, which codes for MKRYSMGRPLTFREPTPPSGPPSPESNGSTLSLSADWEVPQERKRDAGTSTEPPATRTVGTGGYHVYLGLGPRSCWRCGNEGHRREHCGGERVKFCSRCGCVGVLSRDCCARTTDRDRRPPLTTVSQRGTPSRSGPSGSRAEAVLPDLRLRPATPTPAPTPAPTPVPTPVPTPAPTPEPTPAQTHIPVPSKPSPPTPLPTPPKKKVKVD
- the LOC123316430 gene encoding branchpoint-bridging protein-like isoform X1, with protein sequence MWMKRYSMGRPLTFREPTPPSGPPSPESNGSTLSLSADWEVPQERKRDAGTSTEPPATRTVGTGGYHVYLGLGPRSCWRCGNEGHRREHCGGERVKFCSRCGCVGVLSRDCCARTTDRDRRPPLTTVSQRGTPSRSGPSGSRAEAVLPDLRLRPATPTPAPTPAPTPVPTPVPTPAPTPEPTPAQTHIPVPSKPSPPTPLPTPPKKKVKVD